The following are from one region of the Trichoplusia ni isolate ovarian cell line Hi5 chromosome 1, tn1, whole genome shotgun sequence genome:
- the LOC113496909 gene encoding p21-activated protein kinase-interacting protein 1-like produces the protein MDELIVGTYEGFMLGYSIRTEDEVMKLKQTFATHSHTSSVRCVSVAGKFLASGGTDDKVVVIDMKSRKEHTVLMNHDGTINAVAFTHNGTHLLTGSDDGSIIVTRTGNWQIEKIWKKAHGGQPVTAIAVHPSDKLALSIGGDKTLRTWNLIKGRPAFTINLASKGVLLPTEIKFSPDGDRFSLVSQQTVDVWTISKAGVEKRITCSSKPSSVQWLTNERLFIGLDNGNIITLTISDTQALTYPAHKHRVKSLYYENEMLYSASSGGELKVWSVDDSKLSELCSCNAACRVTCVTLNRQSHLIKKEDHSDDELETKNKANDEDVNEGSDEAEEMPSIPPKRKPGAFVTISYGDDTNNDNEDKAAETNPPPAKKFKKRKRNKKPKLQKPDN, from the exons ATGGATGAATTGATAGTAGGAACCTACGAAGGCTTTATGCTAGGCTATTCAATACGGACTGAAGATGAG GTAATGAAATTAAAGCAGACGTTTGCTACCCATTCGCATACGTCGTCAGTACGTTGTGTTTCAGTGGCTGGCAAATTTCTTGCCTCTGGTGGTACAGACGACAAAGTCGTTGTGATCGACATGAAGTCTCGTAAGGAACACACAGTGCTTATGAATCACGATGGGACAATAAATGCGGTCGCTTTTACTCATAATGGAACACATCTTTTGACTGGCAGTGATGATGGGTCAATAATTGTGACAAGAACAGGCAACTGGCAAATAGAAAAGATATGGAAAAAGGCTCATGGAG GTCAACCTGTCACAGCAATTGCTGTACATCCATCAGATAAATTGGCCCTAAGCATTGGAGGCGACAAAACACTAAGAACTTGGAACTTGATCAAAGGCCGACCAGCATTCACAATTAACCTTGCTAGTAAAGGTGTTTTATTGCCaacagaaattaaattttccCCTGATGGAGATAGATTTTCATTGGTTTCTCAACAGACTGTTGATGTTTGGACAATAAGTAAGGCAGGAGTAGAAAAGAGGATAACTTGCAGCTCTAAACCAAGTTCAGTGCAGTGGCTGACAAATGAAAGGCTATTTATAGGTTTAGATAATGGGAATATTATTACCCTTACTATATCAGATACTCAGGCTTTGACATACCCAGCTCACAAGCACAGAGTCAAGTCATtgtattatgaaaatgaaatgctATATTCTGCATCTAGTGGAGGCGAATTAAAAGTATGGTCAGTGGATGATTCAAAGTTAAGTGAATTATGTTCATGTAATGCTGCATGTAGAGTCACTTGTGTAACATTAAATAGACAAAgccatttaattaaaaaagaagaccATTCTGATGATGaattggaaacaaaaaataaagctaatGATGAGGATGTGAATGAAGGTTCTGATGAAGCAGAGGAAATGCCATCTATCCCTCCTAAAAGGAAGCCAGGAGCATTTGTGACCATCAGTTATGGAGATGATACTAATAATGATAATGAAGATAAAGCGGCTGAGACCAATCCACCTCCAGCAAAGAagttcaaaaaaagaaaacgcaaCAAAAAGCCTAAACTCCAAAAACCagacaattaa
- the LOC113496894 gene encoding uncharacterized protein LOC113496894 isoform X1: MDLAETMKSVLAKSTGTSSGAASTSSSATPHGAEGYVTEKLYMLLQLYLQNKGWSPSIELLQCFSDLKESSMLPSAAYLQMMASRVGLDTQGRLILRENGKIILPYEHFANAVMLKHMNGPHGLHLGLEATVRAVVESYTIGREQFGMEKEFIIEVVQNCPNPACRYYKNQLEMTQKSIQQHLSQQPTYIPDAGASNLPDSQAVERLLRSTALAQDYQLPLAPHLAALSSLTGEKSDRRNQDKLTQHQQMLLQHQNRSLGHQSSIDKYSHSQQRSSGTSQASLDTKSKHHYSDEHKLTDFLRANLESLESLSGGSGSGAHSERGGGAGGQERVVRAFAELARNLQRMRPCVRPAMCKPYGKQSEQLQKILLDTIQLVQSLRSYLPPPHIQVTSWKNDDKLRSNNMEELESRKIVSGN, translated from the exons ATGGATTTGGCGGAAACGATGAAGAGTGTGTTGGCTAAGAGTACGGGGACATCAAGTGGTGCAGCGAGTACGTCAAGCTCGGCGACCCCGCACGGAGCCGAGGGCTATGTCACCGAGAAACTGTACATGCTTCTGCAGCTGTATCTACAAAACAAAGGCTGGAGCCCCAGCATAGAACTCTTACAGTGTTTCAGTGATCTCAAGGAATCATCTATGCTTCCCAGTGCTGCTTATTTACA AATGATGGCCTCAAGGGTTGGTTTAGACACACAAGGCAGACTGATTCTTCGTGAGAATGGCAAGATAATTTTACCATATGAACATTTTGCTAATGCTGTGATGTTGAAACACATGAATGGACCACATGGATTACATCTGGGCTTGGAGGCTACTGTTAGAGCA gTTGTAGAATCTTACACAATAGGCCGGGAGCAGTTTGGAATGGAAAAGGAGTTCATAATTGAAGTAGTACAGAATTGTCCCAACCCTGCTTGCCGGTACTATAAGAATCAGTTGGAGATGACACAGAAGTCAATACAACAGCATCTGTCACAACAGCCTACATACATACCAG ATGCGGGTGCTTCAAATCTCCCAGACAGTCAGGCAGTCGAGCGTCTATTACGCAGCACTGCTCTAGCACAAGACTATCAGCTTCCTCTTGCACCACATCTAGCTGCTCTCA GTAGTTTAACAGGCGAGAAGTCCGACCGTCGCAACCAGGACAAATTGACACAACATCAACAGATGTTACTCCAGCACCAAAACCGATCACTTGGGCACCAGTCTTCTATAGACAAGTACAGTCATTCCCAGCAACGCTCGTCGGGAACTTCGCAGGCCAGTCTTGATACGAAGTCCAAGCATCACTATTCTGATGAACACAAACTGACCGATTTTCTGAG GGCAAACTTGGAGAGCCTGGAGTCCCTGTCGGGCGGGTCGGGGTCGGGCGCGCACagcgagcgcggcggcggcgcgggcggccaGGAGCGCGTGGTGCGCGCCTTCGCGGAGCTGGCGCGCAACCTGCAGCGCATGCGGCCCTGCGTGCGCCCCGCCATGTGCAAGCCCTACGGCAAGCAGAGCGAGCAGCTGCAGAAAA TTCTGTTGGACACAATCCAGTTGGTTCAGTCGCTCCGCAGTTATTTGCCGCCGCCGCATATTCAGGTCACCTCATGGAAGAATGATGATAAGCTTCG TTCAAACAACATGGAAGAGCTGGAGAGCCGTAAGATAGTGAGCGGCAACTAG
- the LOC113496894 gene encoding uncharacterized protein LOC113496894 isoform X2 — translation MDLAETMKSVLAKSTGTSSGAASTSSSATPHGAEGYVTEKLYMLLQLYLQNKGWSPSIELLQCFSDLKESSMLPSAAYLQMMASRVGLDTQGRLILRENGKIILPYEHFANAVMLKHMNGPHGLHLGLEATVRAVVESYTIGREQFGMEKEFIIEVVQNCPNPACRYYKNQLEMTQKSIQQHLSQQPTYIPGSLTGEKSDRRNQDKLTQHQQMLLQHQNRSLGHQSSIDKYSHSQQRSSGTSQASLDTKSKHHYSDEHKLTDFLRANLESLESLSGGSGSGAHSERGGGAGGQERVVRAFAELARNLQRMRPCVRPAMCKPYGKQSEQLQKILLDTIQLVQSLRSYLPPPHIQVTSWKNDDKLRSNNMEELESRKIVSGN, via the exons ATGGATTTGGCGGAAACGATGAAGAGTGTGTTGGCTAAGAGTACGGGGACATCAAGTGGTGCAGCGAGTACGTCAAGCTCGGCGACCCCGCACGGAGCCGAGGGCTATGTCACCGAGAAACTGTACATGCTTCTGCAGCTGTATCTACAAAACAAAGGCTGGAGCCCCAGCATAGAACTCTTACAGTGTTTCAGTGATCTCAAGGAATCATCTATGCTTCCCAGTGCTGCTTATTTACA AATGATGGCCTCAAGGGTTGGTTTAGACACACAAGGCAGACTGATTCTTCGTGAGAATGGCAAGATAATTTTACCATATGAACATTTTGCTAATGCTGTGATGTTGAAACACATGAATGGACCACATGGATTACATCTGGGCTTGGAGGCTACTGTTAGAGCA gTTGTAGAATCTTACACAATAGGCCGGGAGCAGTTTGGAATGGAAAAGGAGTTCATAATTGAAGTAGTACAGAATTGTCCCAACCCTGCTTGCCGGTACTATAAGAATCAGTTGGAGATGACACAGAAGTCAATACAACAGCATCTGTCACAACAGCCTACATACATACCAG GTAGTTTAACAGGCGAGAAGTCCGACCGTCGCAACCAGGACAAATTGACACAACATCAACAGATGTTACTCCAGCACCAAAACCGATCACTTGGGCACCAGTCTTCTATAGACAAGTACAGTCATTCCCAGCAACGCTCGTCGGGAACTTCGCAGGCCAGTCTTGATACGAAGTCCAAGCATCACTATTCTGATGAACACAAACTGACCGATTTTCTGAG GGCAAACTTGGAGAGCCTGGAGTCCCTGTCGGGCGGGTCGGGGTCGGGCGCGCACagcgagcgcggcggcggcgcgggcggccaGGAGCGCGTGGTGCGCGCCTTCGCGGAGCTGGCGCGCAACCTGCAGCGCATGCGGCCCTGCGTGCGCCCCGCCATGTGCAAGCCCTACGGCAAGCAGAGCGAGCAGCTGCAGAAAA TTCTGTTGGACACAATCCAGTTGGTTCAGTCGCTCCGCAGTTATTTGCCGCCGCCGCATATTCAGGTCACCTCATGGAAGAATGATGATAAGCTTCG TTCAAACAACATGGAAGAGCTGGAGAGCCGTAAGATAGTGAGCGGCAACTAG